A genome region from Hymenobacter tibetensis includes the following:
- the holA gene encoding DNA polymerase III subunit delta, protein MPVLSADELLKQLQQRQYQPVYFLQGEEPYYIDHIADILEKNVLQEHEKGFNQVVLYGKDADVATILGQAKRFPMMAERSVVIVKEAQTIADLEAEKSWPFLEAYLKNPLQSTVLVFCYKHKTLDARKKLGKLLTGDKKEPSPPGTVLMTSKKLYDNQVAAWLTGYVRSKQRNITPQATAMLSEYIGAELGRLTNEVDKMLLNLAPSQPIDEDLVQRMVGISKEYNIFELQSALIRRDVLKANRILLYFEANPKANPLIPNLTLLFNYFSRLLALHQLPNPTEADWNRLNLRSTFARKDYQTGLKVFPFERTRSIVHLIRRADAQSKGIESGSMTDGEILRELVWLVLHPVPLHAVTGG, encoded by the coding sequence ATGCCTGTTCTCTCCGCCGACGAACTACTCAAGCAACTCCAGCAGCGGCAGTATCAACCTGTTTATTTTCTGCAGGGTGAGGAACCGTACTATATCGACCACATAGCCGATATTCTAGAGAAAAACGTGCTGCAAGAGCATGAGAAGGGGTTCAACCAAGTGGTGCTCTACGGCAAGGATGCCGACGTAGCAACCATTCTCGGGCAAGCCAAGCGCTTCCCAATGATGGCGGAACGTTCGGTGGTAATTGTGAAGGAAGCACAAACTATTGCTGACTTGGAAGCCGAGAAGTCATGGCCCTTTCTGGAAGCCTACTTGAAGAACCCGTTGCAAAGCACCGTACTGGTTTTTTGCTACAAACACAAAACTCTAGATGCACGTAAGAAGCTAGGCAAGCTACTGACCGGCGACAAAAAGGAGCCTAGCCCGCCGGGTACCGTGCTTATGACCAGCAAAAAGCTCTATGACAACCAAGTGGCTGCTTGGCTGACGGGCTACGTGCGCAGCAAGCAACGCAACATCACGCCCCAAGCCACTGCCATGCTCTCCGAGTACATTGGGGCGGAGCTAGGACGCCTCACCAACGAGGTAGACAAAATGCTTCTCAACCTGGCACCTAGCCAGCCTATTGACGAGGATTTGGTGCAGCGGATGGTGGGCATCAGCAAAGAGTACAACATTTTCGAGTTGCAGAGCGCCCTGATTCGGCGCGACGTGCTGAAGGCCAACCGCATTCTGCTGTATTTCGAGGCCAACCCGAAAGCCAACCCGCTCATTCCAAACTTAACGCTGCTGTTCAACTACTTCTCCCGGCTGCTAGCGTTGCACCAGTTGCCCAACCCAACCGAGGCCGATTGGAACCGGCTTAATCTGCGGAGTACTTTCGCCCGCAAAGACTACCAAACCGGTTTAAAGGTGTTTCCTTTCGAGCGTACTCGCAGTATTGTGCACCTAATTAGGCGCGCCGATGCACAGAGCAAAGGCATAGAAAGTGGCTCGATGACGGATGGCGAGATACTGCGGGAGCTGGTATGGCTGGTGCTACATCCGGTGCCTTTACACGCCGTAACAGGGGGATAG
- the tyrS gene encoding tyrosine--tRNA ligase yields the protein MDLIEELRWRGMFHDMMPGTDEHLRQNAPITGYIGFDPTASSLHIGNLATIMLLVHLQRAGHRPLALVGGATGMIGDPSGKSAERNLLDEEALRRNQAGIQTQLEKFLDFNDSPTGARVVNNYDWFKEFGFLQFLREVGKHLTVNYMMAKDSVKRRISGNEESGAEGLSYTEFSYQLLQGYDFFHLYKELGTTLQMGASDQWGNITTGTELIRRMSGGEGKAYALTGQLITKADGTKYGKSETGTVWLDPTMTSPYQFYQFFLNAADADVPRLIRVFTLLPQPEIEALEAEHAQAPHLRVLQKALAKDVTIRVHSEAAYEAALAASQVLFGGGELSSLDEGTLLDVFAGVPHVEVPHASLSEVNVVTLLSDSTNAVIFSSKGEAKNMIKGGGVSLNRIKVTGDQMALDIPLLLDKYFVAQKGRKNYFLIKLV from the coding sequence ATGGATTTAATTGAAGAACTGCGCTGGCGTGGGATGTTTCACGACATGATGCCTGGCACCGACGAGCATCTGCGTCAGAACGCACCCATCACCGGATACATTGGCTTCGACCCCACGGCTTCTTCGCTGCACATCGGCAACCTGGCCACCATCATGCTGCTGGTGCATCTGCAACGGGCTGGGCACCGCCCGCTGGCGCTGGTAGGTGGTGCCACCGGCATGATTGGTGACCCGTCGGGAAAGTCGGCGGAGCGCAATCTGCTGGATGAGGAGGCCCTACGGCGCAACCAAGCCGGTATTCAAACTCAACTAGAGAAGTTTCTTGACTTCAACGACAGTCCAACCGGCGCTCGGGTAGTCAACAATTATGATTGGTTCAAGGAGTTTGGCTTCCTGCAATTCCTGCGTGAAGTAGGCAAGCACCTTACCGTGAACTATATGATGGCCAAAGATTCGGTGAAACGCCGCATCAGTGGCAACGAAGAGTCAGGTGCTGAAGGCCTGAGCTACACTGAATTCAGCTATCAGCTGCTCCAGGGCTACGACTTCTTCCACCTTTATAAGGAGTTGGGCACCACCCTGCAAATGGGCGCCAGCGACCAATGGGGCAACATCACTACCGGCACGGAGTTGATCCGGCGCATGAGCGGCGGCGAGGGCAAAGCGTACGCGCTTACCGGCCAGCTTATCACGAAAGCTGACGGCACCAAGTACGGCAAGAGCGAAACCGGCACTGTGTGGCTGGATCCGACCATGACCTCGCCGTACCAGTTCTACCAGTTCTTCCTTAACGCTGCCGACGCCGACGTACCACGCCTTATCCGTGTGTTCACCCTGCTACCCCAGCCTGAAATTGAAGCCCTAGAAGCTGAACATGCCCAGGCCCCGCACCTACGCGTGTTGCAGAAGGCCTTGGCCAAGGACGTGACCATTCGGGTACACTCTGAAGCGGCCTACGAAGCGGCGCTGGCGGCCTCGCAAGTATTGTTCGGAGGTGGTGAGTTGAGCAGTTTAGATGAGGGTACGCTGCTGGATGTATTTGCCGGCGTACCGCACGTGGAAGTACCACACGCTTCGCTTTCCGAGGTGAATGTGGTGACATTGCTCAGCGACTCTACTAATGCCGTTATCTTTTCTTCGAAAGGCGAGGCCAAGAACATGATTAAGGGCGGTGGTGTGAGCCTGAACCGTATTAAAGTAACCGGCGACCAAATGGCCCTTGACATTCCTCTCTTGCTGGATAAATACTTTGTAGCGCAAAAAGGCAGGAAGAATTACTTTCTAATCAAGTTAGTATAG
- a CDS encoding aminotransferase class I/II-fold pyridoxal phosphate-dependent enzyme: protein MDLFEKIAANRGPLGIHSHYAHGYFAFPKLEGEIKPRMIFRGKEVLTWSLNNYLGLANHPEVRKADADGAAEFGMALPMGARMMSGNSNLHEQLESELADFVQKPDCMLLNFGYQGVVSIIDALVNRHDVIVYDAESHACIIDGVRLHQGKRFVYPHNDMTSLEKQLQRAKRITDETGGGILVITEGVFGMSGNMGDLRGVLALKEKYEFRLFVDDAHGFGTMGTTGAGTGEEQGVQDGIDLYFSTFAKSMASIGAFVAGPENVIEYLRYNMRSQIFAKSLPMPLVVGAIKRLELLRTKPELKDNLWTVVRALQSGLREKGFNIGTTQSPVTPVMLQGQISDATQITFDLRENYGIFCSIVVYPVVPKGVIMLRLIPTASHTLDDVTQTIRAFEMVAEKLNKGLYSKAEVPAGL from the coding sequence GTGGATCTTTTCGAAAAGATTGCCGCTAACCGCGGCCCGCTGGGTATTCACTCGCACTATGCGCACGGCTATTTTGCATTCCCTAAGCTGGAAGGCGAAATCAAGCCCCGTATGATTTTTCGCGGCAAAGAAGTACTTACCTGGAGCTTAAACAACTATTTGGGTTTGGCCAACCACCCGGAAGTGCGCAAAGCTGATGCCGATGGGGCAGCCGAATTCGGCATGGCCCTGCCGATGGGAGCGCGCATGATGTCGGGCAATTCCAACCTACACGAGCAACTGGAAAGTGAGCTAGCCGATTTCGTACAGAAGCCGGACTGCATGCTGCTCAACTTCGGCTATCAGGGCGTAGTAAGCATCATTGATGCGCTAGTGAACCGGCACGATGTTATTGTGTATGATGCCGAATCGCACGCTTGCATCATTGATGGGGTGCGCTTACACCAAGGCAAGCGGTTCGTGTATCCGCACAATGACATGACCAGCCTGGAAAAGCAGCTCCAACGGGCCAAGCGCATTACCGACGAAACAGGCGGCGGCATCCTCGTTATTACGGAGGGCGTTTTCGGTATGTCGGGCAACATGGGCGACCTCCGCGGGGTGCTGGCATTGAAAGAGAAATACGAGTTCCGTTTGTTTGTTGACGATGCCCACGGCTTCGGTACAATGGGCACTACAGGGGCTGGAACGGGCGAAGAACAAGGCGTGCAAGATGGCATAGACCTATATTTTTCAACGTTTGCGAAGTCTATGGCGAGCATCGGTGCCTTCGTTGCGGGCCCCGAAAACGTAATTGAATATTTGCGCTACAACATGCGGAGCCAGATTTTCGCCAAAAGCTTGCCAATGCCGCTCGTAGTGGGCGCCATCAAGCGGTTGGAGTTGCTGCGGACCAAGCCAGAGCTGAAAGACAACCTGTGGACCGTAGTACGGGCGCTGCAAAGTGGTTTGCGCGAAAAAGGCTTCAATATTGGTACCACGCAGTCGCCGGTAACGCCTGTGATGCTGCAGGGCCAGATTTCGGACGCAACTCAGATAACCTTCGATTTACGCGAGAATTACGGCATTTTCTGCTCTATTGTCGTATATCCGGTGGTGCCAAAAGGCGTGATTATGCTGCGTCTTATTCCTACGGCGTCTCATACGCTCGACGACGTGACGCAGACCATCAGGGCCTTCGAAATGGTAGCCGAGAAGCTCAACAAAGGGCTGTATTCCAAGGCAGAGGTGCCAGCAGGGCTTTAG